TCTCGTGTCACTGGTTTTCTGCAGCAGGAGATGTGAGCACCACGTATGTTGCACCAGTAcgttgtagatttttttttaaattaaaaaggtgTCAATTTGAAGAGTGAACGTCTGCACAGTTTCACATGTTGCCTATTTGAATATTATGAACCCTGATAAAAagtgaatgtgaaaatgaactGAAGAAATAAACAGTGGAGAATGATCACTgggtgttttgttctgtttttctatGTGGCCAAGGTTTTATAAGTGCCATTATTTTGTTCTCAGTCAAGCCTTCATTGGCTTTAAATCAGCAGGTTAGAGGAATCAGCAGATGACACTGTCTCAAAGACACAGAAAAccaaggccatgttggaaacatttatttcaaacatcAGTAGCTGTGAGGATCATTTCAGTGAAAACAGGAACATTTGAAGTCCGTCCCCTCCATAAGAACAAAGAACGAGTATTTTCTGTGTACACAATAATTAGGGCTGACTGTGCCATAAATCTGAACCGTGGTGGTGGAAAATTGGTTATTATTGAGTAAATTTAAACACGATCAGTCCAAGAAAGGCTCTACAATGCATCTGGACTGAGGCACGggatccatccatcttcactgCTTGGGTTTCAGGGCTGTAGCAATGACTCCGACAACCAGGGCGACTACCGTGAACCCCTGAGCCAGAACACGTGTCCTCATTAATGCCTGGGACTTCTGGGTTTTCCCTTGATAGAAGGCACGGAGACCATACATCAGCGCGCCTGCTGTTCCCAAACAACCTGGAGGGCACAAAGTAAATCACGAAACAGGATGGAACAGTtcagtacaaacacacaagacacTTTGTGAgggggaggaaaaagaaaagtaggTCCACATGGGGAGAAGGGTGTAGTACTTCTGGCCTGAACACCTTTTGCCATTTTCAGTTTTGGaagtttcttttaaaataaaaaaaacttgatgcaaaagtaccaaaataaatgttaaaacttGGGGAAATTCAGTCCATGTAACTAATTGCACTTCAACtttcataaaataattacatttaaaaacatttccatgaTTTCCAGCCACTGCTGTGTGAACACATGAGTGTTCCATTTCGTGTGGACCTGAGGTCAGTTACTCCTTCATAGATAAGGTGTAAAACATCCAATAATGGTGTCGCTACAAGCTTTTAAAATATCCTCTTTAAGATACTCTTAATTTTATATACACCCTGACATCATGCGGGGGCAAACTGAGGCCCCGCAGGTTCTCTTCCCTGGAGGGGCAGCATCTGCTGTGATATTCTAGATAGGAAATCATTCTGATTGACGAACAAAGCAGATGAGAGATGGGTGCTTTTATGAGGTTAGGGTTCATCACAACCTCATCTCCATTCAACATTTCTTTGTTGAATCTTCTCTGCCATCATCCATAGATCCATGAGGATCCATCAGTGCACATTGACACATACATTGACTTACATGCAGCTATATTAGAAATGATCCTTTACTGGGATCTGCCTCACACTAAAGTACCACCACCTAACTCCATTACCCTGGAAACTTACCCTCCCAGGTCTGCAGTTGTTTTATCCCAACTAGacccaattattttttttgaagctGCATCAAGTTGCCTATGTGCTGATATTCAGGTTTTGATTACCATATTACTTGACCTCACTGTTAATTGTTAAGAATAGGCCACATTTCCGTGTTGAAAACAATTAATGTTAATTATGTTCCACAATTTAGCGAAAGTTTTAGTTTTTGGAAACACAAACCTTAAAACTtggaacaaaaacaataacCCTATAATCTTTTGGTGTCACTGCTTTTATCACTCACTGAAACAAGAAACGAATGTACTGCATCAGTTCTGCAGCGTTCTGACCTGATCGATAACTCACCTATCGGGACGAACGGGTTCTCTTTGGTTTTCCGCATGAATTTTTCCTGAAACGACTCTACTTTGTGTTTGGGTAAGGGTCTGAAGCCTTCGATAACTGGTTGCTGGGATATGTCAAACCCGTCCTGTCCTGGTGACGCTGTTTTAGATGTCTGGGCTACAGGCGCTAAGGGGGCCGCCATGTTTCCCTTCCACTCCAACCCAGGCGATCAAGTCACGTGTTTCCGGAGGAACTCTGCTCCCAGACTTCAGAATAAAAGACGTCTGCCGCCTGAGACGCACCGCGGAAACTACTACTGTATCAGTAGTTCCACTCAAGACCGTGAGAGGGGAAGGAAAAGTTCAGAAACCTAATATGTGAAATGACccgcacacaaacaaaatggtCTTCCGttaataaaaaagtttaaagtaAATTTTATAATTAGTGTACTCATtcgtagattttaatttcttctcTGTAAATACCTattcaatcagcttttatttgtgaaGCGTTGAATCACAAGATATTTCGAAGCGCCtttacaggcagagaaacccaacgGAACCCTAGAACTACTGCTCTTTCAACACGTAAATACTTCcgtctgtaattttttttttttaaatctacattacttgtttttaaatattccGTCATCTTCCACTAAGATGTAGATTATTGGAAAAAGTGATTAAgcgatatataaataaaagttgactgACAAAGCAGATTAATTGAGCTATTTTTACTCCCTCCTGCCtgccactaggtggcagcattGAGCAAACGGTGACCTACCTGGAGAAACTCGACAGTTCTAACAAAAAACTGAAGGAACAGCTTCAAAATATTTGGTAGTCAATAACATGTGTTATATGAAATTTTAAGCGACGATAAATGCCTTCATAAACTCCTTGTATCAACAGCATAGTCAGTTTCACTGTAACCCGATCAAATGTCACCATCTTGGAAATTTAAGTTGTTCCTTTGGGATGCATTGATGATTCCTACTAGTTATGGAGagcttttttacatttcaataaccttcagactacaaaaaaaatttcaatccTGCTTTACTGTTTATGAAGTAAACCTGATGCCACTGGATTTCGTCTGCCCCataaagtgtttatttttaatttttctactAGATCTTTTGCACAACTTGGTTTTgtaacaacaaaaattaaacagtACACTAAAATGTTACAACTGTcccattttcaatttaaaagttGTCAAGAACTGTTTtacctttaaaaaataatggttTTGCTTCTGAttgcatgattttaaaaaagcactaATGTACCCACCAATGTACTGCATATACATATTTAACACTTGTGATTCCAGTGTGACAGTGTAGTCCTTCCAGGTAGTTCAATTAGATGttaaagcaaattttttttaaaaacttatcTAATTAAAAGCAATTTGCACCCAAAAAGGCAGGCATGGACATTCCAGCTGTGACCTGCCAAGAACAGATTTCCTTAAGAGGCGGGCAGAAGTGAGAGAAATTCACAATGAAATTTATACCCGATGTCAATTGAAGTcaaaacacaaagtaaatgTTCACAACAAAGCACACAAATACTTTTCAATCTTTTTATTGAATATTAAGgtaaatatttcacattaataCAGGCTACATAAAGTAGAGCCACTATACGACATGAAATTTACTCtcatttttaaccctttttAGTATGTAAACAATTATACATGTATTTACCACTCTAAAAGGTTCtgatttctcttcctctttagGTAATCATCATCTAGTTCTGGGCCACGTTTAAATAGCTACTTCATGTTGAGCCCCCTGTAGCCCAAGAACGCTGTATGTGGGTTTTAAGTCAAAATCGCTAAACTATGTAGAGAATGGATCCTGTTGAACAGGTGATCGCACATTTGTTTGCATCATGGGAGCGCTGATAACAGCTCTCGCCTAGTTTACTCTTTCCTTGTTTGAGATAGGCACATCAAAGAATGGTGTCAAGAGAACCTCCAATTCTTCAACCTCTGCTTTGCCATGTCAGATCTCTATTTAGGTAACAACATGTAGCGTGGTTTTAATTTTATCGTTTGTCTTATTCCGTCATATTAGTCAGTTGGTATCATGTTTGCACTGTGGGTCATGCTGTGCGAGTCTGATTGCGGTGGACGCTCTCTAGTTGACGTGGTTCAGGTGCACATTACCCACATGAGGTGCCCAGGTACCAGGCCACACCTAAAGGGAGAAGAGACTACGTTAGAATGTCAAGAACCAGAAGAGACAAATGGCAGTTTAACTCTAGAGGAACTCTAGATTGCCTGCTGTTGTGGGTCGGAGTTATCTCCATTATTCGGGACCACTTTGATGATGGAGCTCCATGCAGGGTCACCAGCGTGCAAACCATTATACATGGGCCCCCCCGGCCCCTCTGCCATGGGGGGATGAGGGGGCAGCATGGTCCCTCCGTACATTGACATCGGCATCCCCTGTACAGACAATGAAGAGCAGCTGGTGAAAATGTGTCCATTGGAGGAAGTCGGCTACAGATCCTCAAAACAGAGCTTTGTGTTACCTTTGGGAAGTCCATGTAGCTGTTGGGCAAATGCTGAGGCTGGTGGTAGTTGTTAGCAGGGTTTGCAATGCCTGTGTCATCCTGCTCCATAGGCTGGTGCTGAGAGAAGGCAGACTGCTCCGCCTGCAGCTGAGGGTGCATCATGTGACTACTCATCAGTGGCTGGGACCAACCAGACATGGCctctgcagaaaaacacaaaggttAGAATTGTGAATGGACGTCGGCTACAAGTGCGGAACTCCTGAGGTCTGTATTCAAACATCACAGCGCTTACCTGATGCACTGCCGACCCCGAATGACCAGATGCCTCCCTGCCCAACAGATGCTGTGTAGCTGGTGGTCAGGAGAGGTGGGTTGACAGAACCCGTCTGCCTGATCCTGGCCAGCCGCTCCGTGCCGATGGGGGGAGGCACCTTCCGGTCCTGCTGCGATGAGCTTCCTGGCTTAGGCTGGGGAGGAGGAGCCACAGCGGAGGTGGAAAGGGCTGAAGAGGACACCGTAGAGGGAGGAGGGACGGGAGATTCACCTAGTGGAGATGACACCATAAAGAGGCCGTCAGGGAGCAGATCATCAAAAGCATTACTTCATACATTCATTGGTAGTGACTCAAGCATTTGTACATAGAAAAGTTACGGAATTCTGAGTCGAAAACTGAAGATGGTAAAAAACAGAAAGTGCGTTTGGTACCTGATGTGGATGCACTCCACGGATGAGGGGAAAAGTGCTGTCTGCTGAATGAGGGCGTGCCGACCCCCGTATGACCATGCAGATACACAGGGCTGCCAGAGATACTGGTGGCATAGCTGGTCAAAGCTGTGAGTGCAGAAAAGACAATGTGTTGTTATTGAACAGGTAGGGAATCAATATGCATCTAAAACCTTAcagcataaaaacaaatgatcagaaaggaactaaaatgaaaatacaactaCCGATGGGGCTGTTCACCATCCTCTGGGAGGCAGAGCGGTAGCCAGGGGCCTTGGAgctgtctggaggaggagggggcatCATGTTCTCCATCTGGCCCATGCTCATGTAGGCTGGGGGGGCCGAGTACGACTGCTCCGGGGGTGACCGGGCTGGCAGATGGCATGCACCCCACACCTGATTGTTTCCAACCTGctaagcaaacacaaaaacacgacCTCCTGCTGTAAATCATTACAGAAACACAGCTTAAATTAGAACACGATGTCTGGAAATCAATGAAATGATTATTGATAATTGAACTGACCTGGCTATTATTATCAAAAATGCTGCTGAAGTTGAAGAGACCTGCAGGACCAAAGTTGGGGGGTATCTGCTGAGGCTTGCCCGCATTGGCCACATGCTGCATCTGTGAACCGTTCATCATCCCCAGGTTGGCAGAGACCTGAAGGGAGCCTGGCACCTGGGCTTGGGCTTGAGTCGGGACTTGAGGGGGCAAACTTGCGGGCTGAGATGTCTGGGTCTGTTTCGGGGCGTCCTGCTGAGCATTGAAGGGCACAAATACAGACTGCTGCTgtgcctgctgctgctcaggaaGGGAATAATAAGGCCCTGGTGGCTGCATACGATGGGAGACGCGGGGCGCGGGGGCTGAGAAGTGGGGCACGGTGTTGTTCGGGTGTGCAATGTTGTGTGACAGGACAGTGGGAGGCGGTGCAGGAAGGTGGGAGCTGTGCTGGGGGTTGAGGAGGGGTGGAGCAGCATCTGAGGATGGtacagaggaagaaggaggaggaggtaagTGCTGTCGGAGCTCTGGCTTGGGGGGCAAAGCCATGGCTGGGGCAGTGAAGCCCACGGTGTTGATGCCCTCGCTGACAGAGATAGACTGGTTCTCTGCTGGTACAGAGGGTTTGTCCTTCCCAGGAAGTACAACAGCGCTGGGCTCTGCTTTAGAGGACTTGAGGGGGGGCTGTGAGACGGGGCCGACCGGCTGCTGAGGAGCAGTTACAGCGGTGGTCGCTGTTGAACTGTGATGCGCAGGCGAACCTGTGCCTCGCACTGCGTTGCTTCCACTGGTGGAGGTGGCAGCCAGAGATACGGGGGTAACACCAGCAGGTTTGGATTCAGAGGCAAAGAGCTGTTTCCTGACAGACGAAGGCGTGGGGGCGCTTGGCGGGGCGTTGTAAAGGGTAAGGTTGGAGGTATGATGCGCGCCTAGAGCTGCAGAGGTGTTAGAaacaatggtgttggtggtggtgttggtgatcGCAGCTGAAACTCCAGAGCTGCCCGCGTTGCTGTGCTCGCTGTGGGTGGGGTTGGCTCTGGGCTGGCCTCCGGTGGCGTTGGTTCCTCCATTATGTTTGGGGGAGCTGTTCGCACTGCCTGGACTAACGGGACGCACAGGGAAGGGTCCCCAGGTGCTAGCAGCAGGAGAGAAGGTGCCACCAAACTGGGCCATGGGGAGACGAGGGTGTCTGATCTGGTGCATGGTCTGTGCGGCCAGCAGAGCGAGTTGAGGGTGGGCGTACGCCAAGGGCAGCGACACCGGAAACGGCTGTCTGACATTTGATGACAGCCCTTTTCCAATCTTTCCCCCTACCTGAGAGGAggctgaagatgaggatgaagagggttGGAATGAGACGCCTGTGGGGGTGACATATGAGCTGAGTGCTTTTGGCCCAGTTGTTGAACCACTAGAGGCTCCTGTGGTACTAGCAAATGAAGCTGAGGTTGTTTTAGAACCAGGGGCTC
The Antennarius striatus isolate MH-2024 chromosome 10, ASM4005453v1, whole genome shotgun sequence genome window above contains:
- the higd2a gene encoding HIG1 domain family member 2A, mitochondrial; this encodes MAAPLAPVAQTSKTASPGQDGFDISQQPVIEGFRPLPKHKVESFQEKFMRKTKENPFVPIGCLGTAGALMYGLRAFYQGKTQKSQALMRTRVLAQGFTVVALVVGVIATALKPKQ